In Nicotiana tabacum cultivar K326 chromosome 11, ASM71507v2, whole genome shotgun sequence, a single window of DNA contains:
- the LOC107786083 gene encoding 7-deoxyloganetic acid glucosyltransferase-like — translation MDQTTSCLSHVLIFPFPVQGHVNCMLKLAQLLCREGLHVTFLNSDFIHRRLLSYTDIHLSYKQYPNLYFETIPDGLPDDHPRTGDRVVDLFNSIDTITKPLLMEMLIARRFSTLDRPPLTCIITDGIMCFTIDIGRELNIPTILFRTISASCFWAFFCLPRLIEGGELPITGQSDMDTLLTNVVGMESFLRLRDLPSFCRASDLTDRGLQLVISATQHTKSAHGLILNTFEELEGPALAQITKNISKLYTIGPLHVQLKARVATNIGLTCTSSSSLWEEDRSCIDWLDQQPFKSVIYVSFGSMTVLTRDQFMEFLHGLVNSGKPFLWVVRPKSVAEDYQIPEELLEGTRQRGYIVEWAPQEEVLGHPAIGGFLTHSGWNSTLESIYEGVPMICWPFYADQQVNSRLAGEVWKIGLDMKDTCDRVIIEKMVKDLIETRKDEFAKSTRLMAKLARKSASENGSSYCNLDRLIKDIKLMRNGN, via the exons atggACCAAACAACTTCTTGCCTTTCCCATGTCTTGATATTTCCCTTTCCTGTACAGGGCCATGTTAACTGCATGCTCAAGTTAGCACAACTACTCTGTCGGGAGGGCTTGCACGTTACATTTCTTAACTCAGATTTCATTCATCGACGTCTCTTAAGTTACACTGATATTCATTTAAGTTACAAGCAGTATCCCAATTTATACTTTGAAACAATTCCTGATGGGCTTCCAGATGATCATCCGAGAACTGGTGATCGCGTTGTGGACCTATTTAATTCCATTGACACAATCACCAAACCACTACTTATGGAAATGCTCATTGCTCGTCGATTTAGTACACTTGACAGGCCACCTCTTACATGCATCATTACTGATGGAATAATGTGTTTTACAATAGATATTGGAAGAGAACTTAACATCCCAACTATACTGTTTAGAACAATCAGTGCTAGTTGCTTCTGGGCATTTTTCTGCCTTCCACGACTCATTGAAGGAGGGGAACTTCCAATAACCG GACAAAGTGACATGGATACACTACTCACCAATGTCGTGGGCATGGAGTCATTTCTACGGCTTCGCGACCTTCCTAGTTTCTGCCGCGCAAGTGATCTTACTGACCGTGGTCTTCAACTGGTCATTTCAGCAACTCAACATACAAAGAGCGCGCACGGGCTTATTCTCAACacttttgaagaacttgaagggCCAGCACTAGCGCAAATAACCAAGAATATTTCCAAACTCTACACGATCGGACCACTCCACGTGCAACTAAAAGCCAGAGTAGCTACCAATATTGGGCTAACATGTACGTCTTCGAGCAGTCTTTGGGAGGAAGATAGAAGCTGTATAGATTGGCTTGACCAACAACCATTCAAATCAGTGATATATGTTAGTTTTGGGAGCATGACAGTGCTAACAAGAGACCAATTTATGGAATTTTTGCATGGACTTGTAAACAGTGGAAAGCCTTTCTTGTGGGTTGTAAGGCCAAAATCCGTAGCTGAAGACTATCAAATTCCAGAGGAGTTATTAGAGGGTACAAGACAAAGGGGATATATTGTCGAATGGGCACCACAAGAGGAAGTCCTAGGGCATCCTGCTATTGGAGGATTCTTGACTCATAGTGGCTGGAATTCGACGTTGGAGAGCATATATGAGGGAGTTCCAATGATATGCTGGCCATTTTATGCAGATCAACAAGTCAATAGTAGGCTTGCAGGGGAGGTTTGGAAGATTGGATTGGACATGAAGGATACTTGTGATAGAGTGATAATTGAAAAAATGGTGAAGGATTTAATAGAGACTAGAAAGGATGAGTTCGCAAAATCTACCCGTCTGATGGCGAAATTGGCGAGGAAATCAGCGAGTGAAAATGGATCATCTTACTGTAACTTAGATCGTTTGATCAAGGACATAAAATTGATGAGGAATGGAAA